Below is a window of Georgenia soli DNA.
CGCCTGATGTCCGCCAACCCCGAGAAGGCGGAGCGGCTGGGCGAGCTGGGCATCGAGGTGGTGGCCCGGCAGATGCTGCCCGTCGCCGACCGGCCGGAGAACGCCTTCTACCTGGAGACCAAGCGGCGCCGCATGCGCCACGACTCGGTCGGCGCCGTGCCCGACGCGTGGTCGGAGCTCGTGGCGGGGCGCGTGCCGGAGCACGGCGTCGCGGGCACGGACTCGGCGCTGCTCGACCGTTACGGGCCGCTGGTGGCGGCCGGGAGCGAGCTCGTGGTCGGCCAGCTGGCGCAGAGCCTGGACGGCTTCATCGCGGCGCGCTCCGGGGACGCCGAGTACGTCAGCGGCGAGCAGGACCGCGAGCACCTGCACCGCCTGCGCGCACTGGTCGACGCCGTCGTGATCGGCGTGCAGAGCATCGTCGCCGACAACTCGCGCCTGACCGTGCGGGCGGTGCCGGGCACCTCGCCGGTGCGGGTGGTGCTCGACCCGAGCGCCCGGGCGCCGCGGAGCTCCCACGTCCTGACGACGGGCGACGCGCCGACCCTGTGGGTCGTCGGCCCCGACGCCGCCGCGCCGGAGGTGGCCACCCACGTCAGCGTGCTGCGGCTCCCGGTGGGACCGTCCGGCTTCGAGCCCGCGGTCGTGCTCGCCGCGCTGCGCGAGCGCGGGCTGGGGCGGGTGCTCGTGGAGGGCGGGGGGCGCATCGTCTCGGCGTTCCTCGCGGCCGGGCTTCTGGACCGCCTGTTCCTCACCGTGGCGCCGCTGCTCATCGGCGACGGCGTCCCCGGCATCCGGTTCGACGGCTCTGACCGCCTCGCGGACGCGCTGTCGGCGCCGGTGCGGCG
It encodes the following:
- the ribA gene encoding GTP cyclohydrolase II, which gives rise to MTDLPRLAVRRTVSTTLPTEHGTFSMHGYDGAGGLGHVALVMGDIAGEGVDDVAPLVRVHSECLTGDAFGSRRCDCGEQLDAALAAIAREGRGAVVYVRGHEGRGIGLLAKLQAYALQDAGLDTVDANLELGLPADARTYDEVADILHDLGATRVRLMSANPEKAERLGELGIEVVARQMLPVADRPENAFYLETKRRRMRHDSVGAVPDAWSELVAGRVPEHGVAGTDSALLDRYGPLVAAGSELVVGQLAQSLDGFIAARSGDAEYVSGEQDREHLHRLRALVDAVVIGVQSIVADNSRLTVRAVPGTSPVRVVLDPSARAPRSSHVLTTGDAPTLWVVGPDAAAPEVATHVSVLRLPVGPSGFEPAVVLAALRERGLGRVLVEGGGRIVSAFLAAGLLDRLFLTVAPLLIGDGVPGIRFDGSDRLADALSAPVRRFVLGDDICTELNLAAVRA